The Vanessa tameamea isolate UH-Manoa-2023 chromosome 2, ilVanTame1 primary haplotype, whole genome shotgun sequence genome has a segment encoding these proteins:
- the LOC135193489 gene encoding uncharacterized protein LOC135193489: protein MQTIVQCMGVTDHGRAVTGRAETEEKRRDLVVELDRTLEFITKWGSDNLVEFNAKNTQVCAFTTKKTPFSLVASLSGTTLVIQSQIAVLGIDVRSDRNPRDYIEAVINTVSRKLGVLNKVRRFFTPQQLLLLYNTQVRSCVKYCSHLWDGSAKYLMEALDRLQRRAIRIIGDVEVTNTLEPLRLRREIAALSVFYRLYHGECSEELFSLIPASPFLHRSTRTGSRCHRLTVTSIPSRTKKFGNSFLCRTAKKWQHSLPAHVFPSSYNLGAFKRGVKRHLADWHGEGDLCSSF, encoded by the coding sequence atgcagacgatagtACAGTGCATGGGGGTTACGGACCACGGACGTGCAGTAACCGGGCGGGCCGAAACTGAGGAGAAGCGGAGGGATCTTGTTGTTGAACTCGATAGGACGTTAGAGTTCATTACCAAATGGGGTTCTGATAATCTTGTCGAGTTTAATGCCAAGAATACGCAGGTATGCGCCTTCACAACGAAAAAGACACCATTTTCACTTGTTGCTTCCCTCAGTGGCACTACGCTAGTGATACAAAGCCAAATTGCCGTACTAGGTATCGACGTTCGCTCTGACCGTAATCCAAGGGATTATATCGAGGCTGTTATCAATACTGTTTCACGGAAACTCGGGGTCCTGAACAAGGTACGGCGTTTTTTCACGCCACAACAACTGCTCCTGCTGTACAATACGCAGGTGCGATCTTGCGTTAAATATTGCTCGCACCTCTGGGATGGCTCCGCTAAGTACTTAATGGAAGCCTTGGATCGGTTGCAGCGACGTGCGATCCGCATTATTGGCGACGTAGAGGTCACAAACACCCTCGAACCTTTACGCTTGCGTCGAGAAATAGCAGCGCTGAGCGTTTTCTATCGACTGTATCACGGCGAGTGCTCTGAGGAATTATTCTCTTTAATTCCTGCTTCCCCTTTCCTTCACAGATCTACGCGTACTGGCTCGCGATGTCACCGCCTAACTGTGACATCGATTCCATCGCGAACAAAGAAATTTGGCAACTCTTTTCTTTGTCGCACCGCCAAAAAATGGCAGCACTCtttaccagcacacgtgttcccctcctcttataacctgggtgccttcaaacgaggcgtgaagaggcatcttgcggacTGGCATGGCGAGGGTGACTTGTGCAGCTCATTCTAG